Proteins from one Malaya genurostris strain Urasoe2022 chromosome 2, Malgen_1.1, whole genome shotgun sequence genomic window:
- the LOC131430400 gene encoding ATP-citrate synthase: MSAKAIREATGKDIINRHLTGADHGAAKCRFASVDETTQWSQLVVENPWLETTPLVVKPDQLIKRRGKLGLIAVNKKFPQVKQWVDERMGKDQKVGNATGKLRNFIIEPFVPHKDNEEAYVCIYSHRTADTILFYHQGGVDIGDVDSKALKLDVPVGQDVSVGDIEKVLLTEVAAAKKKRIASFVFNLYKLYVDLYFTYLEINPLVVTDTSIYILDLAAKVDATADFICRPKWGEIDYPPPFGRDAYPEEAYIADLDAKSGASLKLTILNRNGRIWTMVAGGGASVIYSDTICDLGGATELANYGEYSGAPSEQQTYEYAKTILSLMTSSPKHPKGKILITGGGIANFTNVAATFSGIITALREFQQRLIEHNVSIFVRRAGPNYQEGLRKMREIGSSLGIPLYVFGPETHMTAICGMALGKKQIPKSCNVHFATANFLLPGGQQAAEAAKKGSTSNDMANGGSTVKYAHAKLGSGEYQRMFSNRTKALVWGMQTRAVQSMLDFDFICRRDEPSVVAMVYPFTGYHKQKFYWGHKEVLIPVYSKMSEAINKHKEADVLVNFASLRSAYESSIEVLDYPQIRTIAIIAEGIPENLTRKLNMEARAKNVSIIGPATVGGVKPGCFKIGNTGGMLDNILHSKLYRPGSVAYVSRSGGMSNELNNIIALTTDGVFEGVAIGGDRYPGTTFMDHIMRYQADPDAKMIVLLGEVGGVEEYEVCEALQDGRITKPLVAWCIGTCAGMFTSEVQFGHAGSCANSDRETASAKNKSLAAAGAHVPDSFDTLGDLIGSVYANLVKSGVIVPAEEVPPPTVPMDYSWARELGLIRKPASFMTSICDERGQELLYAGMPISDVLQKNVGIGGVVSLLWFQRCLPPYVCKFFEMCLMVTADHGPAVSGAHNTIVCARAGKDLVSSVVSGLLTIGDRFGGALDGAAKQFSEAYDSNLHPMDFVNSMRKKGQLIMGIGHRVKSINNPDIRVKIIKEFVMENFPAKPLLEYALEVEKITTSKKPNLILNVDGVIATSFVDMLRNCGSFTSEEAQEYINIGAINSLFVLGRSVGFIGHYMDQKRLKQGLYRHPWDDISYVLPEQYN, from the exons ATGTCTGCGAAAGCGATACGCGAGGCCACCGGAAAAGACATCATCAATCGGCACCTGACGGGAGCAGATCACGGTGCGGCCAAGTGCCGGTTCGCTTCCGTCGACGAAACCACACAATGGTCACAGCTGGTGGTTGAAAATCCGTGGCTGGAAACCACC CCACTTGTCGTGAAGCCGGATCAGCTGATCAAACGGCGAGGAAAGCTAGGACTGATTGCCGTCAACAAAAAGTTCCCCCAAGTGAAGCAATGGGTCGACGAACGCATGGGCAAGGATCAGAAAGTAGGCAACGCTACCGGCAAGCTGCGAAATTTCATCATTGAACCGTTCGTCCCACACAAAGAT AATGAGGAAGCATATGTGTGCATCTACTCTCACCGAACCGCAGACACCattcttttctatcatcaagGAGGTGTCGATATTGGTGACGTAGATTCCAAAGCACTGAAACTGGACGTACCTGTGGGACAAGATGTTTCCGTTGGTGACATTGAAAAGGTGTTGCTGACCGAAGTGGCTGCTGCTAAAAAGAA GAGAATCGCAAGCTTTGTCTTCAATCTGTACAAACTTTATGTGGATTTGTACTTTACATATTTGGAAATCAATCCACTGGTGGTAACCGACACCTCCATCTACATTCTTGACTTAGCAGCAAAGGTTGACGCCACGGCTGATTTCATCTGCCGTCCAAAGTGGGGTGAAATCGATTACCCACCACCGTTCGGACGTGACGCATATCCGGAGGAGGCCTACATCGCCGATCTGGATGCGAAGAGCGGTGCCTCACTGAAGTTGACCATTCTCAACCGGAACGGCCGAATATGGACGATGGTGGCTGGTGGAGGTGCAAGTGTCATTTATTCCGATACCATCTGTGATCTGGGCGGTGCCACTGAGCTTGCCAACTACGGTGAATACAGTGGTGCTCCGTCGGAACAGCAAACCTATGAGTACGCCAAGACCATCCTGAGCTTGATGACGAGCAGTCCGAAGCATCCGAAAGGCAAGATTCTGATTACCGGCGGTGGTATTGCCAACTTCACCAACGTGGCTGCTACCTTCAGTGGTATTATTACGGCCCTGCGGGAGTTCCAACAGAGACTGATCGAGCATAACGTGTCCATCTTTGTGCGCCGTGCTGGTCCCAACTATCAGGAAGGATTGCGAAAGATGCGTGAAATCGGCAGCAGTCTGG GAATTCCGTTGTACGTGTTTGGTCCGGAAACCCACATGACCGCCATCTGTGGTATGGCTCTCGGAAAGAAACAAATTCCCAAGAGCTGCAACGTGCACTTTGCCACTGCCAATTTCTTGCTCCCCGGTGGACAGCAAGCAGCGGAAGCAGCAAAAAAGGGTTCCACATCTAACGACATGGCGAATG GTGGAAGTACAGTCAAGTATGCCCATGCGAAGCTGGGTTCCGGCGAGTATCAGCGCATGTTCAGCAACCGCACCAAAGCGCTCGTTTGGGGCATGCAGACTCGTGCCGTGCAGTCGATGTTGGATTTCGATTTTATCTGTCG CCGCGATGAACCATCGGTGGTGGCAATGGTGTACCCTTTTACCGGTTACCACAAGCAAAAGTTCTACTGGGGCCACAAGGAAGTGCTGATTCCGGTGTACTCCAAGATGTCCGAAGCCATCAACAAGCACAAGGAGGCCGATGTTTTGGTTAATTTTGCCTCGCTACGGTCAGCTTACGAGAGTTCGATAGAAGTGCTGGATTATCCGCAGATTCGTACGATTGCCATCATTGCCGAAGGTATTCCGGAGAATTTGACTCGCAAGCTAAACATGGAAGCTCGCGCAAAGAATGTGTCGATTATCGGTCCTGCCACGGTTGGTGGCGTTAAGCCaggctgtttcaaaatcggcaacaCTGGCGGTATGTTGGATAACATTCTGCACTCCAAACTGTACCGTCCAGGAAGCGTGGCCTACGTTTCCCGCTCGGGAGGTATGTCGAACGAGTTGAACAATATCATTGCACTCACCACGGATGGTGTTTTCGAGGGTGTCGCCATCGGTGGCGATCGCTATCCGGGAACTACCTTCATGGATCACATAATGCGCTACCAGGCCGATCCGGACGCCAAGATGATTGTGTTGTTGGGTGAAGTCGGTGGCGTAGAGGAGTATGAGGTCTGTGAAGCGCTGCAGGATGGCCGTATCACAAAACCATTGGTCGCTTGGTGTATCGGAACCTGTGCCGGTATGTTCACCTCGGAGGTGCAGTTTGGTCATGCCGGGTCTTGTGCTAACTCGGACCGTGAAACGGCTTCGGCCAAGAATAAATCGTTGGCTGCAGCGGGAGCTCATGTGCCCGATTCGTTCGACACGCTGGGTGATCTGATCGGATCCGTGTACGCTAATTTGGTCAAAAGTGGTGTCATTGTTCCGGCTGAAGAAGTTCCACCGCCGACCGTTCCCATGGATTACTCGTGGGCTCGCGAGTTGGGACTGATTCGTAAGCCGGCTTCATTCATGACATCGATATGCGATGAACGAGGTCAGGAGCTGTTGTACGCTGGCATGCCAATCAGTGATGTGCTCCAGAAAAACGTCGGTATTGGCGGTGTTGTTTCACTGCTCTGGTTCCAGCGATGCCTACCACCGTACGTATGCAAATTCTTCGAAATGTGTCTGATGGTTACGGCCGATCACGGACCAGCGGTGTCCGGTGCACACAACACGATTGTGTGCGCCCGTGCCGGAAAAGATTTGGTATCTTCAGTGGTTAGCGGATTGCTCACGATT GGAGATCGATTCGGTGGAGCTTTGGATGGTGCCGCTAAGCAATTCTCCGAAGCTTATGATTCGAATCTACATCCGATGGATTTTGTTAACAGCATGCGAAAGAAG GGTCAACTGATCATGGGTATCGGTCATCGTGTAAAGTCGATCAACAATCCGGACATTCGAGTGAAGATCATCAAGGAGTTTGTAATGGAAAACTTCCCAGCCAAGCCTCTGTTGGAATACGCACTGGAGGTGGAAAAAATCACCACCAGCAAGAAGCCTAATCTGATTCTGAACGTAGATGGTGTGATCGCTACCTCCTTCGTTGATATGCTGCGGAACTGTGGATCGTTCACGAG CGAGGAAGCTCAGGAATACATCAACATCGGTGCGATCAACTCGTTGTTCGTGTTGGGCCGCAGTGTCGGATTCATCGGTCACTACATGGACCAGAAACGTTTGAAGCAGGGTCTGTACCGTCATCCTTGGGACGATATCTCCTACGTACTGCCAGAGCAGTACAACTAA